In the genome of Oncorhynchus clarkii lewisi isolate Uvic-CL-2024 chromosome 4, UVic_Ocla_1.0, whole genome shotgun sequence, one region contains:
- the LOC139406514 gene encoding DCC-interacting protein 13-beta-like isoform X1, whose amino-acid sequence MPAVHTLLLEEALQDSPQTRSLLSVFEEDAGTLTDYTNQLLQSMQRVYGAQSEMGLATEQLSRQLLEYEKQNFALGKGDEEVISTLQQFAKTVGELNTLHSELATQMADRMIFPMIQFREKDLTEISTLREIFGIASDEHEAAMVKYSRLPKKKENEKVKAELVGEVAYSRRKQHQASMQYYCALNALQYRKRVAMLEPMLGYTQAQINFYKKGIDLVSKKMDSFLGSVSSMTQNIQAQLDSEAEAMRMTQRELLSMEDTVYMPDRDPAPVNRTLIQKAGYLNIRNKTGLVTTAWDRLYFFTQGGNLMCQPRGAVAGGMVLDLDNSSVMAVECEDRRYCFQITSPNGKTSMILQAESKREYEEWICTLNNISRQIYLTDNPEAVAIRLNQTAIQAVTPITSFEKRGEGSPNPDRAKPGGMQSSSGASQKTSSAPEPEDLIVPGTPIQFDIMLPASEFQDQNRAGGRRTNPFGETDDDCSPESDDSLLQQVFAVRFLGSMAVRSGQTQEVIYEAMRQVLAARAIHNIFRTTESHLMVTSSCLRLIDPQTQVTRIGFQLQEVTQFVAHQENGRLMGFVVEGRDWGEDDEEGEPSFSAFVFESNTEGEKICYTISLGKDIMEAKKDPEALVQLLKNMPLTNEGKFLLLDNETGNTANGGAPDEEESEA is encoded by the exons ATGCCAGCCGTCCATACGTTGCTTTTAGAAGAGGCTTTGCAGGACAGTCCTCAG ACTCGCTCCTTGCTCAGTGTGTTTGAGGAAGATGCAGGGACTCTCACAGACTACACCAACCAGCTGCTTCAGTCCATGCAGAGGGTGTATGGAgcccag AGTGAGATGGGATTGGCTACAGAACAGCTGTCCAGACAGCTACTGGAGTATGAGAAGCAA AATTTTGCCCTTGGTAAAGGTGACGAGGAGGTGATCAGCACACTGCAGCAATTTGCAAAAACTGTGGGGGAG ctGAATACACTACACTCAGAGCTGGCCACTCAGATGGCTGACAGGATGATCTTTCCCATGATCCAGTTCAGAGAGAAGGATCTTACAG AGATAAGCACATTGAGAGAAATATTTGGTATCGCCTCTGATG AGCATGAGGCTGCCATGGTCAAGTACAGCAGACTGCCCAAGAAGAAGGAGAATGAGAAG GTGAAAGCTGAATTGGTGGGGGAGGTGGCCTACTCCAGGAGGAAGCAGCACCAGGCCTCCATGCAGTATTATTGTGCCCTCAACGCCCTGCAGTACCGCAAGAGAGTGGCCATGCTGGAGCCCATGCTTGGTTACACACAGGCCCAG ATCAACTTCTATAAGAAAGGCATAGATCTAGTTTCAAAGAAAATGGACAGCTTCCTGGGGTCAGTGTCCAGCATGACACAAAATATCCAGGCTCAGTTGGACTCAGAGGCTGAGGCCATGCGTATGACCCAGAGAGAGCTGCTCTCCATGGAGGACACGGTCTACATGCCTGACCGCGACCCCGCCCCTGTCAACCGCACTCTCATACAGAAGGCAGGCTACCTCAACATCAGGAA TAAGACGGGCCTAGTCACCACAGCCTGGGACCGGCTTTACTTCTTCACCCAGGGAGGGAACCTCATGTGCCAGCCGAGAGGGGCAGTGGCAGGGGGCATGGTGCTAGACCTGGATAACAGCTCTGTCATGGCCGTAGAGTGCGAGGACAGACGCTACTGTTTTCAGATCACCTCCCCCAATGGTAAAAC GTCAATGATTTTACAAGCAGAGAGCAAAAGGGAATATGAAGAA TGGATTTGCACTTTGAACAATATCTCCCGACAGATCTACCTGACTGACAACCCtgag GCAGTGGCCatcagactgaaccagacagCCATTCAGGCGGTCACTCCCATCACCAGctttgagaagagaggagagggctcGCCCAACCCAGACAG GGCTAAGCCAGGTGGGATGCAGTCCTCTAGCGGTGCGTCCCAAAAGACCTCCAGTGCTCCTGAGCCAGAGGACCTGATAGTTCCCGGGACACCCATCCAGTTTGACATCATGTTGCCTGCCTCGGAGTTCCAGGACCAGAACAGGGCTGGAGGGAG GCGTACAAACCCTTTCGGAGAAACAGACGATGACTGCTCCCCTGAAAGCGACG actcccTGCTGCAGCAGGTGTTTGCAGTGCGGTTCCTGGGCTCCATGGCGGTGCGTTCGGGACAAACCCAGGAAGTGATCTATGAGGCCATGAGACAGGTGCTGGCGGCTCGAGCCATCCACAACATCTTCAGAACCACAGAGTCCCATCTCATGGTCACGAGCAGCTGTCTCAG GTTGATTGACCCCCAGACACAAGTCACAAGAATCGGT ttCCAGCTACAGGAGGTGACCCAGTTTGTGGCCCACCAGGAGAACGGCAGGCTGATGGGCTTTGTGGTGGAGGGGCGAGACTGGGGCGAGGACGACGAGGAGGGAGAGCCCTCCTTTAGTGCGTTTGTCTTTGAGAGCAACACAGAGGGGGAGAAG ATATGTTACACAATAAGCTTGGGGAAGGATATTATGGAGGCAAAGAAG gaCCCAGAGGCTCTAGTCCAGCTGTTGAAGAACATGCCTCTGACCAATGAGGGCAAGTTCCTCCTGCTGGACAACGAGACAGGCAACACGGCTAACGGAGGCGCACCGGATGAGGAGGAGTCTGAGGCCTAG
- the LOC139407509 gene encoding overexpressed in colon carcinoma 1 protein homolog, which produces MSTVNYVHRNLRPPSSPSTVISVHRHLRPPSSPSTAISVHRPAETSKDLTEEPSPDDEKRRNYGGVYVGLPSDMTTVAASQSKSTGKD; this is translated from the exons ATGTCCACCGTTAACTACGTCCACCGTAATCTCCGTCCACCGTCATCTCCGTCCACCGTCATCTCCGTCCACCGTCATCTCCGTCCACCGTCATCTCCGTCCACCGCCATCTCCGTCCACC GACCTGCAGAAACTTCCAAAGATTT GACAGAAGAACCCTCACCAGACGATGAGAAAAGAAG GAACTATGGCGGGGTGTATGTAGGTCTGCCATCTGACATGACCACTGTGGCAGCCAGCCAGTCCAAGTCCACAGGAAAAG acTAA
- the LOC139406514 gene encoding DCC-interacting protein 13-beta-like isoform X2, whose product MPAVHTLLLEEALQDSPQTRSLLSVFEEDAGTLTDYTNQLLQSMQRVYGAQSEMGLATEQLSRQLLEYEKQLNTLHSELATQMADRMIFPMIQFREKDLTEISTLREIFGIASDEHEAAMVKYSRLPKKKENEKVKAELVGEVAYSRRKQHQASMQYYCALNALQYRKRVAMLEPMLGYTQAQINFYKKGIDLVSKKMDSFLGSVSSMTQNIQAQLDSEAEAMRMTQRELLSMEDTVYMPDRDPAPVNRTLIQKAGYLNIRNKTGLVTTAWDRLYFFTQGGNLMCQPRGAVAGGMVLDLDNSSVMAVECEDRRYCFQITSPNGKTSMILQAESKREYEEWICTLNNISRQIYLTDNPEAVAIRLNQTAIQAVTPITSFEKRGEGSPNPDRAKPGGMQSSSGASQKTSSAPEPEDLIVPGTPIQFDIMLPASEFQDQNRAGGRRTNPFGETDDDCSPESDDSLLQQVFAVRFLGSMAVRSGQTQEVIYEAMRQVLAARAIHNIFRTTESHLMVTSSCLRLIDPQTQVTRIGFQLQEVTQFVAHQENGRLMGFVVEGRDWGEDDEEGEPSFSAFVFESNTEGEKICYTISLGKDIMEAKKDPEALVQLLKNMPLTNEGKFLLLDNETGNTANGGAPDEEESEA is encoded by the exons ATGCCAGCCGTCCATACGTTGCTTTTAGAAGAGGCTTTGCAGGACAGTCCTCAG ACTCGCTCCTTGCTCAGTGTGTTTGAGGAAGATGCAGGGACTCTCACAGACTACACCAACCAGCTGCTTCAGTCCATGCAGAGGGTGTATGGAgcccag AGTGAGATGGGATTGGCTACAGAACAGCTGTCCAGACAGCTACTGGAGTATGAGAAGCAA ctGAATACACTACACTCAGAGCTGGCCACTCAGATGGCTGACAGGATGATCTTTCCCATGATCCAGTTCAGAGAGAAGGATCTTACAG AGATAAGCACATTGAGAGAAATATTTGGTATCGCCTCTGATG AGCATGAGGCTGCCATGGTCAAGTACAGCAGACTGCCCAAGAAGAAGGAGAATGAGAAG GTGAAAGCTGAATTGGTGGGGGAGGTGGCCTACTCCAGGAGGAAGCAGCACCAGGCCTCCATGCAGTATTATTGTGCCCTCAACGCCCTGCAGTACCGCAAGAGAGTGGCCATGCTGGAGCCCATGCTTGGTTACACACAGGCCCAG ATCAACTTCTATAAGAAAGGCATAGATCTAGTTTCAAAGAAAATGGACAGCTTCCTGGGGTCAGTGTCCAGCATGACACAAAATATCCAGGCTCAGTTGGACTCAGAGGCTGAGGCCATGCGTATGACCCAGAGAGAGCTGCTCTCCATGGAGGACACGGTCTACATGCCTGACCGCGACCCCGCCCCTGTCAACCGCACTCTCATACAGAAGGCAGGCTACCTCAACATCAGGAA TAAGACGGGCCTAGTCACCACAGCCTGGGACCGGCTTTACTTCTTCACCCAGGGAGGGAACCTCATGTGCCAGCCGAGAGGGGCAGTGGCAGGGGGCATGGTGCTAGACCTGGATAACAGCTCTGTCATGGCCGTAGAGTGCGAGGACAGACGCTACTGTTTTCAGATCACCTCCCCCAATGGTAAAAC GTCAATGATTTTACAAGCAGAGAGCAAAAGGGAATATGAAGAA TGGATTTGCACTTTGAACAATATCTCCCGACAGATCTACCTGACTGACAACCCtgag GCAGTGGCCatcagactgaaccagacagCCATTCAGGCGGTCACTCCCATCACCAGctttgagaagagaggagagggctcGCCCAACCCAGACAG GGCTAAGCCAGGTGGGATGCAGTCCTCTAGCGGTGCGTCCCAAAAGACCTCCAGTGCTCCTGAGCCAGAGGACCTGATAGTTCCCGGGACACCCATCCAGTTTGACATCATGTTGCCTGCCTCGGAGTTCCAGGACCAGAACAGGGCTGGAGGGAG GCGTACAAACCCTTTCGGAGAAACAGACGATGACTGCTCCCCTGAAAGCGACG actcccTGCTGCAGCAGGTGTTTGCAGTGCGGTTCCTGGGCTCCATGGCGGTGCGTTCGGGACAAACCCAGGAAGTGATCTATGAGGCCATGAGACAGGTGCTGGCGGCTCGAGCCATCCACAACATCTTCAGAACCACAGAGTCCCATCTCATGGTCACGAGCAGCTGTCTCAG GTTGATTGACCCCCAGACACAAGTCACAAGAATCGGT ttCCAGCTACAGGAGGTGACCCAGTTTGTGGCCCACCAGGAGAACGGCAGGCTGATGGGCTTTGTGGTGGAGGGGCGAGACTGGGGCGAGGACGACGAGGAGGGAGAGCCCTCCTTTAGTGCGTTTGTCTTTGAGAGCAACACAGAGGGGGAGAAG ATATGTTACACAATAAGCTTGGGGAAGGATATTATGGAGGCAAAGAAG gaCCCAGAGGCTCTAGTCCAGCTGTTGAAGAACATGCCTCTGACCAATGAGGGCAAGTTCCTCCTGCTGGACAACGAGACAGGCAACACGGCTAACGGAGGCGCACCGGATGAGGAGGAGTCTGAGGCCTAG
- the LOC139407508 gene encoding late embryogenesis abundant protein 1-like, translated as MQEVRDDGGDSMQEVRDDGGESMQEVRDDGGDSMQEVRDDGGDGMQEVRDDGGDSMQEVRDDGGDGMQEVRDDGGDSMQEVRDDGGDGMQEVRDDGGDSMQEVRDDGGDSMQEVRDDGGDSMQEIGSRQTPGPE; from the exons ATGCAGGAGGTGAGAGATGACGGAGGAGACAGTATGCAGGAGGTGAGAGATGACGGAGGAGAGAGTATGCAGGAGGTGAGAGATGACGGAGGAGACAGTATGCAGGAGGTGAGAGATGACGGAGGAGACGGTATGCAGGAGGTGAGAGATGACGGAGGAGACAGTATGCAGGAGGTGAGAGATGACGGAGGAGACGGTATGCAGGAGGTGAGAGATGACGGAGGAGACAGTATGCAGGAGGTGAGAGATGACGGAGGAGACGGTATGCAGGAGGTGAGAGATGACGGAGGAGACAGTATGCAGGAGGTGAGAGATGACGGAGGAGACAGTATGCAGGAGGTGAGAGATGACGGAGGAGACAGTATGCAGGAG ATAGGTAGTCGTCAGACTCCTGGTCCTGAGTAA